The Papilio machaon chromosome 25, ilPapMach1.1, whole genome shotgun sequence genome contains a region encoding:
- the LOC106712192 gene encoding chymotrypsin-1, which translates to MFRTVFIVLITVLGPGFVSAALFDSEDGRDELDRIVGGTKAPNGSAPYQVSLRWFGVRHFCGASIITSRVILTAAHCVDRMKPQYFMAIVGTNQLRSGGTPYPIRKFVRHEDYDDQVIKNDIAVLFTLMEMRLGGDVDAVELNHEPVMPGEKLLLTGWGTTSYPGKAPNDLMMLELNAISFEDCQEAHKNINPVFDSQICALTKEGEGACHGDSGGPLVREGRQVGVVSWGIPCAKGKPDVYTKVESFMDWIEKTLANDNADHIKELNMRKSNRHG; encoded by the exons atgtttaggacagtttttattgtgttaataACAGTTTTAGGACCTGGTTTTG TATCAGCCGCACTATTTGATTCAGAAGATGGCAGAGACGAATTGGATCGTATAGTAGGGGGCACTAAAGCCCCAAATGGGTCGGCTCCTTACCAAGTGTCACTACGATGGTTTGGGGTCAGACATTTCTGTGGGGCCTCCATTATAACTAGTAGAGTTATTTTGACAGCCGCCCATTGCGTTGACAG GATGAAGCCACAATACTTCATGGCGATAGTTGGCACAAACCAGTTGAGATCTGGTGGTACACCGTACCCAATTCGCAAATTCGTACGTCACGAGGATTATGATGATCAAGTGATAAAGAACGATATCGCTGTACTTTTCACACTCATGGAGATGAGGTTAGGTGGTGACGTAGATGCGGTTGAATTGAACCATGAACCTGTGATGCCTGGTGAGAAGTTGTTACTGACAGGATGGGGTACTACTTCT tatCCAGGAAAGGCGCCAAACGACCTTATGATGCTAGAACTGAACGCTATCTCGTTTGAAGACTGTCAGGAAGCACATAAGAACATCAACCCAGTGTTCGATTCGCAGATCTGTGCGCTTACTAAGGAAGGAGAGGGGGCTTGTCAC GGTGACTCAGGCGGACCCTTAGTGAGAGAAGGCAGGCAAGTTGGTGTTGTATCCTGGGGAATACCATGCGCGAAGGGCAAACCTGATGTGTACACAAAG gttgAATCATTTATGGATTGGATAGAAAAAACTCTGGCCAACGATAATGCAGATCACATTAAAGAACTAAACATGAGAAAAAGTAATCGACACGGTTAA